GCCTCAGGTCGCAGGGGACGGCGTGTCTTCGACAACCGCGCGATCGTCGCGCGGCTCGGCCACTTGTTCATCTGGATCATCATCGGCTCCGATCATCTCGACCTGTCCGCAGCGTGGCCGCGGACATCGGGATCAGGAGCGGAGCGGCGGCGCGCGCCCTCTTCGTGAGGCGCCAAGCAGAATTAGGTGCAGATCCCTTTGGGGTGACGAATAACCGGCAGTGTCGCCGACGCATGACGTCTTGGCCGCGATGTCGGTGCCGAAGAAAGGACGGAGCGACGGGGGTACCGGATCGCGGCGTCGCGTGACCCTGACCGTCGCCACCGCCTGCGCGCGCGCCCGGACCGCGACAGTGGCGGTCGTCGGATCGAAGGCCGATCCCCGGGCCTTCGATCCGGGCAGGCCGGCACTCGGGATCGTCGAGATGAGGGCGGTGCAGAGTGCCAGCCACAGCACGAGTATGAAGGAGCGAGAGCGCCGCAAGGCGGGCGCTCGCCAGGAGTGACCGGCGGTCCAGGTGGTCGGTATGCCGGCCACCGCCTCAGGCTCGCAGACGCGCTTCGAGAAGGTCGAATTCTCGAACCAGCCGTGACGCGGTTGCGTCGCCGATCGTCCGGGCACGGAGCAGATCGAAGATCATCTCTCGCTCGGCCTTGAGCGCTGCCACGCGGAGCTGCTGCTCGATCCGATCGGTTTCCCGGAACGTCCGGGCCGCCTCGCCAATCTGGCTGCGGCTTTCGATCCGCTCGCGGTAGAACTCCATGACGCGCGCGCCGGCGGTGGCGAACATGTCCGCGTCGCTGCGCCCCTCGGCGCGTTCGTGCTGGACGCGTTCCACCTCGCGGATCGCGGCTTCCGCCGCCGCGACGCGAGCCGCATCCTCTTCAGCCTGACGGGACGGCTCGGGCGGCAAGGCCAGCCCCTTGAGCAGGAGGGGAAGACCGAAGCTCGCCAAGACGAGCGACAGCAAGATCACGCCGGTGGCGAGGAAGATGGCCAGATCGCGACCCGGGAAGGGGCTGCCATCAGGAAGCGCCAGCGGAAGCGTCAGCACGCCGGCCAGCGTGATCGCGCCGCGCACGCCGGCGAACGACATGGCGCTGACGAGCTTGAGGGGAGGGTTCCGAAACGGCGAGCTTCCACGGCGTCGGAACAGAGTAAACCGCAGCGATGTCCAGACCCAGGCGAAGCGCAGCGCCGCCAGGGTCATGGTGAGGCCCACGACATAGAGCACGAGCCACCAGGGGCTGTGATGGCCGACGGCTTCCACCGTGCGGCGGGCACCGACGAAGATGGCAGGCAGCTGCTCGCCGAGCAGGACGAAGATGATGCCGTTCGCGGTGAACTGGATCGTGTCCCAAACCGAATTGCGGCGCATCCGGGTGGCCGGAAGCGCCTGACGCGACATCTCTGCGAACGTCATCGTGATGCCAGCCGCCACAGCGGCAAGAATGCCCGAGCAGTGCAGATGCTCGGCCAGCAGATAGGAGCCGAAGGGGATGAGCAGGCTGATCAACACCTGGGATCCGGCATCCTCGCCGAACCGGGCCGAGATCAGCGCCTTTGCCCGGATGGTCACGAGCGTCACGCCGACGCCGATCACGAGACCGCCGAGCGCCAGCCATGCGAAGGTGAGCGTCGCTTCCGCGATGGAGAATGTGCCGGTCATCATCGCCGCCACGGCGAAACGGAGGCAGACGAGGCCTGACGCGTCGTTCAGCAGCGACTCGCCCTCCAGGATGTGCATCATCCGCTTCGGGATCGGCACGCGCGCGGCGATCGCAGAGACAGCTACGGGATCGGTCGGCGAGACGACGGCGGCCAGCGCGAAGGCTACCGGCAGCGGCAGACCAGGGATAAGCCAGTGCATCAGGAGGCCCGCGCCGATGATCGTGAACAGCACGAGGCCGAGCGCCAGCTCGACCACCGCGGGCAGATCCTTGAACAGTTCGTCCTTGGGGATGCGCCAGCCGTCGAGAAACAGGAGCGGGGGCAGGAAGACCAGCAGGAAGAGTTCGGGTTCCAGTTCGACGCGGAGGCCGGCGATGAGGCCGATGACGGCGCCCAGCCCGATCTGCACCAGCGGCGTCGGCAACGAGACCGGCAGGGCGCGGGAGACGAAGCTGCTCAGCACGACCGCCAGCAGCAGAACCAGAACGATCGAAACGACTTCCAACCATCTTCCTTTCAATATCCGACCGCATGGCCTCGCACGGTCATCGACGCGAAAAGCGCGCAAACCCACATACGCATTTGCGACCGTCGATATTCCCGCTTATCTGCCGATCATCATGCACGCAGTGCTTTCCGCCTTCGCCTGCGGGCTGACATCGCCCTGGAGACGAACCAACTCGCGATGGCGAACCCGATCCCGATCCCGAAGCCGACGAGGATCAGCGACCCTTCGTTCATGCCGCCACGGGCCACCAGATGCCGGGCCGAGAGATAGCCGGGAGCGAAGAGCAGCGGCACCCACAAGATGGCGGAGATCAGATTGGCCATCTGAAAGGTATGGACCGGCATCCTGGTAACGCCGGCGACCAGCGGCACGACAGCGCGCAGCGGTCCCAGAAAGCGCCCGCCGAAGACCGTGGCGAAGCCGAACCGTCGGAAGAACAGGCGCGCCTGGGCGACCGCGGTGCGATGCTCGCGAAGCGGCCAGTGTCGATAGGCAGCGGGCCCGAGCGCGTCACCGATCAGATAGGACACCCAGTCGCCCAGCGCTGCGCCGACCACCGCTGCCGCCAGAACAGGAAGCGCTTCCAGTCGACCGGTAGCGAGCAGGCTCCCCGTCGCGATCATCAGCGATGTCGCCGGGATGAACAGGCCTATCAGCACGAGTGACTCGCCGAAGCAGAGCAGTCCGATGACCAGCGGCGCCCATCCCGCGTGGGCGGTGATTAGCCTTGTCGCCCACGCTGCCAATTCTTCCACACAAACCTCCGTCAGGCTCCTTCCCCGAATCCGACCGGCCACCGCCATCGGGCATCAGGAGAAGAGGCGATTCATCCTCGGCGGAGGTCCACGCCACAGGTCCGGGACGAACCGGACCGGCGCATACAGGTTCCACCAAGAGGAGACATACGAAGCTCGCACGCCGATCATCCCCGGGCGTCAGGGGCTACCGCAGATCGGCAGGGCCGAAGGCAGCGAGCGAAGTGAGCCTTTCCAAGACAGTTCGTAGGTCACCATGAAGCCATCATGGTCGGACAGCTTGGGACTGTCCGGACTTCCATCGAACAAGGCCTCGACGCGGACCGGGCGGACACCGATCGTCTCACCGCTGTCGAAGAACTGGAGGTCCTGCGTGTCCATCCATGGCGCGTCACCGTCCCATGACATGTGAACCTCGCACCCGCTTCTTGGTTCGGCGCAGACCCTGTGAACGAGCGTCAGCGTCTGATAGCGCGTGAAATTCTCCCACCGCTGTCCCGACTGGCGCATGTTGAAATCGCCGCCGAAGATGGCGGGAGCGGCGTCGTCATGGGTGCGCTCGATGAATTCCGAGGCTTCCAGGGATTGCCGCTCATGCGCCGCGATATGCCTCTCAACAGGCGCGCGCGAGGCGGTTCGCGAGTTCATGTGCGTGTTGTAGATGTCGATCGGCATCGGCAGGCCGGGAATGGCGAGCCGCGCCAGCATGATGCCCTTGTTGGCCAGGCAATCCCGACCCGCACAGGAGCGGCGGCCATAGGCATTGCGGTCTTCCGCTACGATCGGAAAGCGCGACGCGATCGCCAGGCCGCTGCCGACGACGTGAGGACCCCATTCGGCGAGGCTTCTCCGGCCGGGGAGCGGCGGCAGTGTCGATGGCGCTGGTTTGGCGGTCCTGCGGGGACCGGGAGCAATTGCGGGGTACCCGCTCGCTGCGACGGCGCGCTTGGCGGCTCCGCTGAACATCTCCTGGAAGAGGATCACGTCGGGTCCGTGGCCTGATCGGCGGAGTGCATCCAGACGTTCACCGATCTGCTGCAGCTGAAGCGCCCGATTGGTGCGGGCAGGCCAGCCGAGCCCCTCGATATTGTGGGTGAGGACCGACAGGTGGATCACGTTCGCCTGGCCGTCGTCCGCGCGCGCAGAAGCTGTGGCAGGCGCGCAGGTTGCGGATCGAACGGGCGGTCTGGTTCCGCAACTGCCGAGCAAAGCGAAGCCGGTACACCATGCGGCGGCGCTGAGGAGCTTCGCTGGCCAGATCATCAGATTATCTTCATCCCGTTGAAGCCATGCGGGCGGCCGGCACCTAGGCAGGATCTGCATCGGCGACAAGCACGGTGAAAGGGCCGGTTTGCAGGGAATATCCGGACGCCGGGATGCGTCCATGCACGGAGGTCGATCCTCGGCCTGTGCCTCTACCTGGTCCGGAGTCCCTTTTGCCTGCCCGTCTTCGCGCTCCCATGCTCGCCGTCACGCTGAACCTCGCAACGGCTGCTTCTGCAGCAAAGTATCCGGTCATTCCCGAACCGATGGTGTTCGACATGATGCGGCCGCTCGGCGCGAAGCGCGGGGAGTTGGAGGTCAACACGCTCGGAACCGCAGCGCTGTCTGGTCGTGAGCGGCCGGTCGATTGGGCACCTGAACTGGAATATGCGTTCGCGGACGGTCTTGCGATCGAGTTTGAATTCCCGTTCGAGGATCGCAGCTTCGTGGCCTACAAGCTCGGCCTGCAGGCGGCGTTTGGAACGTTCAACAACGGGCGCTCTGCGCATGGCGTTCAATATCTCGGCATTTACGACCGGCACGGCAAAACCTATCGCAACAGCCTGATCTACATGCTGGGGCATCGGTTCGATAGGCGCTGGAGCACGATGAGCATGATCGGCGTCGGCGAGATCAGCCGTCAGCGGGCGGCGGGGCGTAACGGGCTGATCCTCAATCATTCCACTTTTTACGATCTTCCTGGCGGCTCGATCCTCGGGCTCGAACTCAACTATCTCGGTGGCCGCGATGGTCACTTCCTGGCGATGCCCCAGGTCCATCATCGTCTCTCCCATCGGGTCAATGTGCAGTTCGCCATCGGTGGCGACAGGATTCGCGGCGACGTGGTGAGACCCAAAGCGGGCCTGCGGATCGTTCAAGAATTCTGATCACCCAGGCGGGAATAAGATGCGGCCGGCGCTCGTAAACCCGCGATGCCGTCATCCAGCCAGCTTTTCCTGCAGCCAAGTTCTCGGACCAGCGAACCCCGGTCCGCGCCGCCGATCTATCGTTCCTGGCGTGGCACCCGCCTGCGCGTAGCGCTTTTCTCGGGCAATTATGACGGCGTACGAGATGGTGCCAATCAGGCACTGAACCGGCTTGTCGGCCATCTGCTTGAGGAAGCCGATGCAGACGTCCGCATCTATGCGCCGCGCTATCGCAAACCGGCTTTCCCGGCGATCGGTGATCTGCATCCCGTCGCGTCGGTGCCGCTTCCGATCGGTGGGCGCTCCGAATATCGCATAGCCCTCGGCCTGCCGGCAGCCGCGCGACGGGATCTGGAGGCGTTCAGACCCAACCTGATCCATGTGTCGGCGCCCGACCTGCTGGGCAGGCAAGCGCAGCTATTTGCGCGGGCGCGGGGCATTCCCCTGGTCGCCAGCTTCCATACGAGGTTCGCGACCTATCTCGAACATTACCGGTTGTCGTTCCTGCGGCCCGCAATCGAGCGCTATCTCGATCGTTTCTACGATGCCAACGACCATATCCTCGTCCCCAATCTCGCCATCGCAAACGAACTCGCGGCCCGTCTTGGACCGCGCAAGGCTGCGATATGGTCGCGCGGCGTTGATCGTGAGCGCTTTCACCCTCGGTTGCGCAGCCCTGCTTTCCGGCAGAGCATGGGTTATGCAGCGGACGAGATCGTTCCACTTTTCTTCGGGAGGCTCGTTCTTGAAAAGGGTCTCGGCATGTTCGTCGAGACGATCGCGGCACTTCGGCGACAGTGTGTGTCGGTACGGCCGCTGATCGTCGGCGACGGACCGGCGCGGCGCTGGATGGCCAAGCGGCTGCCAAACGCCACCTTCCTCGGCCATCTCGATGATGTGAGACTAGGGATGGCTGTGGCCAGTGCGGACATCCTTATCAATCCAAGCCGGACGGAGGCATTCGGCAACGTGAACCTGGAGGCGATGGCTTCGGGCGTGGCGGTCGTTTCCGCCGATGTCGCGAGCGCCTCGGCGCTAATCGACCATGGGCGGACGGGCTGGCTGGTGGCCGATCAAACCCCTGCGAGTTATGCCAGAACGGCTTTGCATCTGGCAGGAAACACCCCGCTTCGTCGGGCCGTCGGATCTGCCGCATCGGCCGCTGCGGATGCGTTCTCATGGGAGAAATGCCTCTCGGGTGTGGTGGATGTCTATCGCGCTCTCGTGAGCCGCGTCGCCGTGGAGGGGGCCGGGTGACACCCGCGCCACCCCCCGAA
This DNA window, taken from Sphingomonas sp. AP4-R1, encodes the following:
- a CDS encoding Na+/H+ antiporter, whose product is MEVVSIVLVLLLAVVLSSFVSRALPVSLPTPLVQIGLGAVIGLIAGLRVELEPELFLLVFLPPLLFLDGWRIPKDELFKDLPAVVELALGLVLFTIIGAGLLMHWLIPGLPLPVAFALAAVVSPTDPVAVSAIAARVPIPKRMMHILEGESLLNDASGLVCLRFAVAAMMTGTFSIAEATLTFAWLALGGLVIGVGVTLVTIRAKALISARFGEDAGSQVLISLLIPFGSYLLAEHLHCSGILAAVAAGITMTFAEMSRQALPATRMRRNSVWDTIQFTANGIIFVLLGEQLPAIFVGARRTVEAVGHHSPWWLVLYVVGLTMTLAALRFAWVWTSLRFTLFRRRGSSPFRNPPLKLVSAMSFAGVRGAITLAGVLTLPLALPDGSPFPGRDLAIFLATGVILLSLVLASFGLPLLLKGLALPPEPSRQAEEDAARVAAAEAAIREVERVQHERAEGRSDADMFATAGARVMEFYRERIESRSQIGEAARTFRETDRIEQQLRVAALKAEREMIFDLLRARTIGDATASRLVREFDLLEARLRA
- a CDS encoding DedA family protein; the protein is MAVAGRIRGRSLTEVCVEELAAWATRLITAHAGWAPLVIGLLCFGESLVLIGLFIPATSLMIATGSLLATGRLEALPVLAAAVVGAALGDWVSYLIGDALGPAAYRHWPLREHRTAVAQARLFFRRFGFATVFGGRFLGPLRAVVPLVAGVTRMPVHTFQMANLISAILWVPLLFAPGYLSARHLVARGGMNEGSLILVGFGIGIGFAIASWFVSRAMSARRRRRKALRA
- a CDS encoding endonuclease/exonuclease/phosphatase family protein — protein: MDASRRPDIPCKPALSPCLSPMQILPRCRPPAWLQRDEDNLMIWPAKLLSAAAWCTGFALLGSCGTRPPVRSATCAPATASARADDGQANVIHLSVLTHNIEGLGWPARTNRALQLQQIGERLDALRRSGHGPDVILFQEMFSGAAKRAVAASGYPAIAPGPRRTAKPAPSTLPPLPGRRSLAEWGPHVVGSGLAIASRFPIVAEDRNAYGRRSCAGRDCLANKGIMLARLAIPGLPMPIDIYNTHMNSRTASRAPVERHIAAHERQSLEASEFIERTHDDAAPAIFGGDFNMRQSGQRWENFTRYQTLTLVHRVCAEPRSGCEVHMSWDGDAPWMDTQDLQFFDSGETIGVRPVRVEALFDGSPDSPKLSDHDGFMVTYELSWKGSLRSLPSALPICGSP
- a CDS encoding glycosyltransferase family 1 protein; the protein is MPSSSQLFLQPSSRTSEPRSAPPIYRSWRGTRLRVALFSGNYDGVRDGANQALNRLVGHLLEEADADVRIYAPRYRKPAFPAIGDLHPVASVPLPIGGRSEYRIALGLPAAARRDLEAFRPNLIHVSAPDLLGRQAQLFARARGIPLVASFHTRFATYLEHYRLSFLRPAIERYLDRFYDANDHILVPNLAIANELAARLGPRKAAIWSRGVDRERFHPRLRSPAFRQSMGYAADEIVPLFFGRLVLEKGLGMFVETIAALRRQCVSVRPLIVGDGPARRWMAKRLPNATFLGHLDDVRLGMAVASADILINPSRTEAFGNVNLEAMASGVAVVSADVASASALIDHGRTGWLVADQTPASYARTALHLAGNTPLRRAVGSAASAAADAFSWEKCLSGVVDVYRALVSRVAVEGAG